A DNA window from Macadamia integrifolia cultivar HAES 741 chromosome 4, SCU_Mint_v3, whole genome shotgun sequence contains the following coding sequences:
- the LOC122077597 gene encoding omega-hydroxypalmitate O-feruloyl transferase-like yields the protein MTESMEKEAFVVEKFEPVSVPPAFKTIDGVYFLSNLDLYQNFTISTLYCYKSETRTSNDNACEVIKQALAEVLVHYYPFAGRFDIGSEGKLVVNCTGEGAIFVEAVAYCDLDLLGNVTNLNFGMLGKLVHTYPISQNILELPLLTVQVTRFKCGGFVLGVANNHCMADGIAINDFLSSWAQIARGLPMTVFPFLDRSILSSRQPPEIEFPHQEFYEIKDVPKSVLAFKDEEFVRKSFCLKDKKLNHLRTLAMEDGKIEKCSNFTLVAAYAWRVMTEALQMEADHQTKLVFAVDLRSKFNPPLSKGFFGNAVFHPCCLCSAGELTSKPFSFAVKLVQDAIKSVTEEYARSAIDHYEVKGTNPFGAYTLFISSWTKLGFLDNDFGWGKPTQTTLGNPGPNLCFTLPQSEDKKDINILMVMASSLMNSFEGLIET from the exons atgaCTGAATCAATGGAGAAGGAAGCATTTGTGGTAGAGAAGTTTGAACCTGTCTCAGTTCCTCCAGCATTTAAAACAATCGATGGGGTCTACTTCTTGTCGAACTTGGATTTGTACCAGAACTTTACTATTTCAACACTGTATTGCTACAAATCAGAGACAAGGACTAGCAATGATAATGCCTGTGAAGTGATCAAACAAGCTTTGGCTGAGGTTTTAGTTCACTACTATCCATTTGCAGGGAGGTTTGACATAGGCTCTGAAGGGAAACTAGTTGTCAATTGCACAGGAGAAGGTGCTATATTCGTTGAAGCAGTTGCATATTGCGATCTTGATTTGTTAGGGAATGTCACAAACTTAAATTTTGGGATGCTGGGGAAGCTTGTTCATACCTATCCAATTTCCCAAAACATCTTAGAATTGCCATTACTGACAGTTCAG GTGACAAGGTTTAAGTGTGGAGGGTTTGTTCTTGGAGTAGCAAATAACCACTGCATGGCAGATGGGATAGCTATCAATGATTTTCTAAGTTCTTGGGCTCAAATCGCCAGAGGCTTACCGATGACTGTCTTCCCGTTCCTTGACAGAAGCATATTGAGTTCAAGACAACCTCCTGAGATTGAATTTCCCCACCAAGAGTTTTATGAGATAAAAGATGTTCCAAAGAGTGTTCTTGCTTTCAAAGATGAAGAATTTGTACGGAAATCTTTTTgtttaaaagacaaaaaattgaACCACTTAAGAACATTAGCAATGGAAGAtggaaaaatagagaaatgCTCCAACTTCACATTGGTAGCAGCTTATGCATGGCGTGTCATGACTGAAGCACTTCAGATGGAAGCTGATCATCAAACAAAGCTTGTTTTCGCAGTCGATCTCCGGTCAAAGTTCAACCCGCCCTTATCGAAAGGGTTCTTCGGCAACGCCGTCTTCCATCCCTGTTGTCTTTGCAGTGCCGGAGAATTAACAAGTAAGCCATTTTCATTTGCAGTAAAATTGGTGCAAGATGCAATCAAATCAGTGACTGAGGAATATGCAAGATCTGCCATTGACCATTATGAAGTGAAAGGAACAAATCCTTTTGGTGCCtatactctttttatttcttcatgGACTAAATTGGGTTTTCTTGATAATGATTTTGGATGGGGGAAACCAACTCAAACAACCCTTGGAAATCCAGGGCCTAATTTGTGCTTTACTCTTCCACAAAGTGAAGACAAGAAGGATATAAATATCCTAATGGTCATGGCATCATCTCTTATGAATTCCTTTGAAGGGCTTATTGAAACCTAG
- the LOC122076376 gene encoding uncharacterized protein LOC122076376: MKVLYWNIRRIKKAAARFTLRNILRDKNPDFLCIAEPMVSADAFPRLFFNRLGFDPDFIHNERVGGIPNLWLLCRRGVARPMVLSSSEQHISVSAQWIQDTVFLSVVHAKCFRAARRLLWVDLVASHPGTSTPWMILGDFNATLLSSEKRGLGSYNLGSAGDFGAFVDTCSLIQVPSQGRKFTWTNNRRRGHVAAVLDRSFCNDAWISQFQECHQYVLQRVALDHAPILVVSEASERPKNCPFRFRGSGWIMMLFFIQLRDLGRLTSLARHWCMKDIQTEIDRDGINDVVFAKEADATTRYLKALENYEKLWAEKSRSRWREQGDRCSKFFHISVKMRRLKNSIKALKKDDGALISDKVQIEEYVSEYIEFFHKCTPQTDHIELLQCIPNTLNDWDRGRLDDMPSEAEIKNAVCYLDPNSAPGSDGFLGAFYKACWEIIYSDICRAIRWFFRTGFMPYGINNNFMVLIPKVEGALSLDKFRPLCMGNFLCKIISKVLALRLSRVLPKLISEEQGAFQKGKIIHSNISLASELANMMFASTRGGGMGLKIDIQKAFDSISWNFIFHVLRRFGFSEKWISWIYQILASTRISVFLNGGPVGYFGVERGLR; the protein is encoded by the exons ATGAAGGTTctctattggaatattagaAGGATTAAGAAGGCTGCCGCAAGGTTCACATTGAGGAATATCTTAAGAGATAAAAATCCAGATTTTTTGTGTATTGCTGAGCCTATGGTTTCTGCTGATGCGTTTCCTAGGCTGTTTTTTAACAGGCTAGGCTTTGACCCTGACTTTATCCATAATGAAAGAGTTGGTGGCATTCCAAATTTATGGCTGCTTTGTCGTCGAGGTGTGGCAAGGCCTATGGTGCTATCATCCTCAGAGCAACACATTTCTGTTTCGGCTCAATGGATTCAGGATACTGTTTTTCTCTCTGTGGTGCACGCTAAGTGTTTCCGAGCTGCTAGAAGACTACTGTGGGTTGACCTAGTGGCTTCCCATCCCGGGACGTCTaccccttggatgattttgggAGACTTCAATGCCACTCTTCTCTCCTCAGAAAAAAGGGGGCTTGGTTCCTATAATCTAGGATCAGCAGGAGATTTTGGAGCTTTTGTGGATACATGCTCGCTGATTCAAGTCCCTTCCCAGGGTAGAAAATTCACATGGACCAATAATAGGAGAAGAGGGCATGTGGCGGCTGTGCTCGACCGAAGCTTCTGCAATGATGCCTGGATCTCGCAGTTTCAAGAATGTCACCAGTATGTTTTGCAAAGGGTGGCTTTAGATCATGCCCCCATTCTAGTTGTGTCTGAAGCTTCTGAGAGGCCAAAAAATTGCCCTTTCCGATTCAGAGGTTCTGGATGGATCATGATGCTTTTCTTCATACAGTTGAGAGATCTTGGGAGGTTGACATCACTGGCTCGCCATTG GTGTATGAAGGATATTCAGACTGAAATTGATAGAGATGGTATAAACGATGTGGTTTTTGCAAAAGAGGCGGATGCTACGACTAGGTATCTCAAGGCTCTTGAAAATTATGAAAAGTTATGGGCAGAAAAATCTCGATCCAGGTGGAGGGAACAAGGTGACAGATGCTCTAAATTTTTTCATATCTCTGTGAAGATGAGAAGATTAAAAAATTCCATCAAGGCCCTGAAGAAGGATGATGGGGCGCTGATTTCTGACAAGGTGCAAATTGAGGAATACGTTTCTGAATACATTGAGTTTTTTCATAAATGTACCCCTCAAACTGATCACATAGAATTATTGCAATGTATTCCAAATACCCTGAATGATTGGGATAGGGGGCGGCTGGATGATATGCCTTCAGAGGCAGAAATTAAAAATGCAGTGTGTTATCTTGATCCTAACAGCGCCCCAGGTTCGGATGGTTTCCTTGGAGCTTTTTATAAAGCCTGTTGGGAAATTATATATTCTGACATCTGTAGAGCCATTAGGTGGTTTTTCAGAACTGGTTTCATGCCCTAtggtattaataataattttatggtTTTAATCCCTAAAGTAGAGGGGGCGTTATCTCTGGACAAATTCAGGCCTCTGTGTATGGGAAATTTCTTGTGTAAAATTATCTCAAAGGTTCTGGCCCTGAGATTGTCGCGGGTTCTCCCTAAATTAATTTCTGAGGAACAAGGGGCCTTCCAGAAGGGGAAGATCATTCACTCAAATATTTCTTTGGCTTCCGAGCTGGCCAATATGATGTTTGCATCTACCAGAGGAGGAGGTATGGGTCTAAAAATAGACATTCAGAAGGCGTTCGACTCCATTTCATGGAATTTTATCTTCCATGTCTTGAGAAGATTTGGTTTTTCTGAAAAGTGGATCTCTTGGATCTATCAGATTCTTGCATCTACCAGGATCTCAGTTTTTCTTAACGGTGGCCCGGTTGGGTACTTTGGCGTTGAAAGGGGTCTGCGTTAA
- the LOC122075457 gene encoding omega-hydroxypalmitate O-feruloyl transferase-like, with amino-acid sequence MAESLEKKGFVVEKFEHVSVPPAFKTINGVYFLSNLDLYQNITISTIYCYKSETRTSNNDACEVIKQALAEVLVHYYPFAGRLGIDSEGKLVVNCTGEGAIFVEAVANCDIDVLGDVINLNFGTLGKLVHTYPISQNILEMPILTVQVTRFKCGGFVLGVAHNHCISDGIASMEFLSSWAEIARGSPRTIFPFLDRSILSSRQPLKIEFPHQEFYEIKEFPKSVLASKDEELVRKSFCLKEKKLNHLRTLAMEDRKIEKCSNFTLVAAYAWLAITEALQMEPDHQTKLVFAVDLRSKFNPPLPKGYFGNAVFHPCCLCTAGELTSKPFSFAVKLVQDAIKSVTEEYARSAIDHYEVKGTNPFGSYTLFISSWTKLGFLDNDFGWGKPTQTTLANPGPNLCFTLPQSEDKKDVNILMVMASSLMHTFEGLIES; translated from the exons atggcTGAATCATTGGAGAAGAAAGGATTTGTGGTGGAGAAGTTCGAACATGTCTCAGTTCCTCCAGCATTTAAAACAATCAATGGAGTCTACTTCTTGTCGAACTTGGATTTGTACCAGAACATTACTATTTCAACAATATATTGTTACAAATCAGAGACAAGGACTAGCAATAATGATGCCTGTGAGGTGATCAAACAAGCTTTGGCTGAGGTTTTGGTTCATTACTATCCATTTGCAGGGAGGCTTGGCATAGACTCTGAAGGGAAATTAGTTGTCAATTGCACAGGAGAAGGTGCTATATTCGTCGAAGCAGTTGCAAATTGCGATATTGATGTGTTAGGGGATGtcataaacttaaattttggGACGCTGGGGAAACTTGTTCACACCTATCCAATTTCCCAAAACATCTTAGAAATGCCAATACTCACAGTTCAG GTGACAAGGTTCAAGTGTGGAGGGTTTGTTCTtggagtagcacataaccactGCATTTCAGATGGCATAGCTTCCATGGAATTTCTAAGTTCTTGGGCTGAAATCGCTAGAGGCTCACCGAGAACTATCTTCCCGTTCCTTGACAGAAGCATATTGAGTTCAAGACAACCTCTTAAGATTGAATTTCCCCACCAAGAGTTTTATGAGATAAAAGAATTTCCAAAGAGTGTTCTTGCTTccaaagatgaagaacttgtaCGCAAATCCTTTTgtttaaaagagaagaaattgaacCACTTAAGAACATTAGCAATGGAAgatagaaaaatagagaaatgcTCAAACTTCACACTGGTAGCAGCTTATGCATGGCTTGCCATAACTGAAGCACTTCAGATGGAACCTGATCATCAAACAAAGCTTGTTTTCGCGGTTGATCTCCGGTCAAAGTTCAACCCACCCTTACCTAAAGGGTACTTCGGCAACGCCGTCTTCCATCCCTGTTGTCTTTGCACTGCCGGAGAATTAACAAGTAAGCCATTTTCATTTGCAGTAAAATTGGTGCAAGATGCAATCAAATCGGTGACTGAGGAATATGCAAGATCAGCCATTGACCATTATGAAGTGAAAGGAACAAATCCTTTTGGTTCCtatactctttttatttcttcatgGACTAAATTGGGTTTTCTTGATAATGATTTTGGATGGGGGAAACCAACTCAGACAACCCTTGCAAATCCAGGGCCTAATTTGTGCTTTACTCTTCCTCAAAGTGAAGACAAGAAGGATGTAAATATCCTAATGGTCATGGCATCATCTCTTATGCATACCTTTGAAGGGCTTATTGAATCCTAG
- the LOC122075883 gene encoding probable mannitol dehydrogenase — MSNIEGEEHTQKAFGWAARDSSGILSPFHFTRRANRDDDITMKILYCGICHADLISTKDRFGLGLYPVVPGHEIVGEVTQVGPKVKKFKVGDKVGVGCLVGSCRACENCQQELEPYCPKAESTYTMFEHGTGEKNYGGYSDILVVNEHFSVHFPENMPLDAGAPLLCAGITVYSPMKYYGLDESGQHLGVVGLGGLGHVAVKFAKAFGMKVTVISTSPSKEEEAIERLGADSFLVSKDSDQMKAAMSTMDGIIDTASAPHSIGPLIDLLKPHGKLVMVGALGKAVELPVFPLLMGRKLVGGSSIGGIKETQEMIDFAGKHNIVADIEVISMDYVNTAIERLEKGDIRYRFVIDVANTLNV, encoded by the exons ATGTCAAACATTGAAGGAGAAGAGCACACACAAAAGGCCTTCGGTTGGGCAGCAAGAGACTCCTCTGGAATTCTCTCCCCATTTCACTTCACCAGGAG AGCCAATAGAGATGACGATATTACCATGAAAATACTTTACTGTGGAATCTGCCATGCAGACCTTATCTCAACAAAGGATAGATTTGGATTAGGTCTTTACCCTGTTGTTCCTGG GCATGAGATTGTGGGGGAAGTGACCCAAGTGGGAcccaaagtgaagaaattcaaggtaGGAGATAAGGTAGGAGTGGGGTGCCTAGTTGGCTCTTGCCGTGCTTGTGAAAATTGCCAGCAGGAATTGGAACCCTATTGTCCCAAAGCCGAATCTACATACACCATGTTTGAACATGGGACCGGAGAGAAAAACTACGGTGGATATTCTGATATCCTTGTTGTTAATGAGCATTTCTCCGTTCACTTCCCTGAAAACATGCCGTTAGATGCCGGAGCTCCGTTACTATGTGCCGGGATTACTGTATACAGCCCCATGAAATACTATGGACTGGATGAGTCAGGACAGCATTTGGGAGTAGTAGGGCTCGGTGGACTTGGGCATGTGGCTGTCAAGTTTGCTAAGGCCTTTGGTATGAAGGTGACTGTGATTAGTACATCACCAAGCAAGGAGGAGGAAGCTATTGAACGACTTGGGGCTGATTCATTTTTGGTCAGCAAGGACTCGGACCAAATGAAG GCTGCAATGAGCACAATGGATGGCATTATTGATACGGCTTCTGCACCTCATAGTATTGGACCTTTGATTGATCTATTGAAGCCTCATGGGAAGCTAGTGATGGTGGGAGCACTTGGAAAAGCAGTGGAGCTACCAGTGTTTCCATTACTTATGG GGAGGAAGCTTGTTGGGGGAAGTTCAATAGGTGGGATAAAAGAAACACAAGAAATGATAGACTTTGCAGGGAAGCACAACATAGTGGCTGATATCGAAGTTATATCAATGGATTATGTGAACACAGCGATTGAACGACTTGAAAAAGGAGACATTAGATATCGATTTGTCATTGATGTAGCGAATACCTTAAATGTTTAG
- the LOC122076377 gene encoding omega-hydroxypalmitate O-feruloyl transferase-like has translation MEDGEVEKCSNFTAVAAHSWCVMTESLKMEADQLTKLVFPVDLRLKFNLPLPKGYFGNAIIHPSCLCSAGELRSKPLSFTVKLVQEVIKSVIEKYARSAIDYHRSEKSKSFGNLYSLKTLYIFKD, from the coding sequence ATggaagatggagaagtagagAAATGCTCAAACTTCACGGCGGTGGCAGCACATTCATGGTGCGTCATGACTGAGTCACTCAAGATGGAAGCTGATCAACTGACAAAGCTTGTTTTTCCCGTCGATCTCCGGTTGAAATTTAACCTGCCATTACCGAAGGGGTACTTCGGCAATGCCATAATTCATCCAAGTTGTCTTTGCAGTGCCGGAGAATTAAGGAGTAAGCCACTGTCGTTCACAGTTAAATTGGTGCAAGAAGTAATCAAGTCGGTGATTGAAAAATATGCAAGATCAGCTATTGATTATCACAGGAGTGAAAAGAGTAAATCCTTTGGCAACTTATACTCTCTTAAGACTCTGTATATCTTCAAAGACTAG